Proteins encoded in a region of the Merismopedia glauca CCAP 1448/3 genome:
- a CDS encoding XisI protein, with the protein MDTRLKYQDIIKNILQQHSDYRATLADGYQSQVLFDDERGQYIILDIGWNGDRYLHATPIHLSLIGNKIWIQCDDTEEGIATDLIEAGVPKTDIVLGFRHPKVRQYTGFALA; encoded by the coding sequence ATGGATACCCGATTGAAATACCAAGATATTATCAAAAATATACTCCAGCAACACTCAGATTATCGCGCTACTCTAGCTGACGGTTATCAATCTCAAGTTTTGTTTGATGATGAACGAGGACAATACATAATCTTAGATATTGGGTGGAATGGCGATCGCTATCTCCATGCCACACCCATTCACTTAAGTTTAATCGGCAACAAGATCTGGATTCAATGTGATGACACAGAAGAAGGCATCGCAACCGATTTGATAGAAGCAGGTGTTCCAAAAACAGATATAGTGCTTGGTTTCCGTCATCCTAAAGTACGGCAGTACACGGGTTTTGCCTTAGCTTAG
- a CDS encoding BrnA antitoxin family protein, whose protein sequence is MEAEYDFSQGKRGAIEPVVAGKSRITIRLDDDVLAWFREQVHAAGGGNYQTSINEALRQHIQQQREPLETTLRRVLREELERVGK, encoded by the coding sequence ATGGAAGCGGAGTACGATTTTAGTCAAGGAAAAAGAGGAGCTATAGAACCTGTGGTTGCAGGCAAAAGTCGCATTACCATTCGGTTAGATGATGATGTATTGGCGTGGTTTCGCGAACAAGTCCATGCAGCAGGTGGAGGCAATTATCAAACTTCGATCAATGAAGCATTGCGCCAACATATCCAGCAACAACGAGAACCACTAGAAACTACATTACGAAGAGTTTTACGAGAAGAGCTTGAGCGGGTTGGTAAGTAG